The proteins below are encoded in one region of Apium graveolens cultivar Ventura chromosome 4, ASM990537v1, whole genome shotgun sequence:
- the LOC141717932 gene encoding protein argonaute 1-like, producing the protein MVRKGTTAQSGGDESCESQQVSGGSGGGAPHQQPQNQQQGGRGYAPQHQAGGNQGRGSYGGGSGNQRGRMASRQYYGVTPYYIQQQGRGTTQQQHYGGPSEYYQPQGRGKQQQKQHTRQQLYQQPGGHPQWHGRGGQGGTSGPSRPFNPELHQATQALHQSGVMTQPLPYLKSTGVVEPEGHSLSFVPEPTYQVTEQFQQLTVQQEGSSSEIVRPIPASSKSLGFPLRPGRGSFGSRCIVKANHFFVELPDKDLHQYDVTITPEITSRGVNRAVMGELVKLYRDSHLGKRLPAYDGRKSLYTAGPLPFISKEFKIILIDEDDGLGSARRERDFKVVIKLASRADLHHLEMFLKGRQADAPQEALQVLDIVLRELPTARYCPVGRSFYSPDLGRRQPLGEGLESWRGFYQSIRPTQMGLSLNIDMSSTAFIEPLPVIEFVSQLLNREIFSRTLSDADRVKIKKALRGIKVEVTHRGNMRRKYRICGLTSQATRELTFPVDERGTVKSVVEYFRETYGFGIQHTQWPCLQVGNPKRPNYLPMEVCKIVEGQRYSKRLNETQITALLRVTCQRPGERENDITRTVRHNAYAEDPYAKEFSIKISDKMASIEARILPPPWLKYHETGREKDCLPQVGQWNMMNKKMVNGGIVNNWICVNFAPNVQESAARGFCHELAQMCIISGMQFNPEPVLPALSARPDQVERVLKARFKEAISNVPKKELDLLFVILPDNNGSLYGDVKRICETDLGIVSQCCLAKHVFRMSKQYLANVTLKINVKVGGRNTVLVDALSRRIPLVSDRPTIIFGADVTHPHPGEDSSPSIAAVVASQDWPEVTKYAGIVCAQSHRQELIQDLYKTWQDPTRGFVTGGMIKELLISFRRETGQKPQRIIFYRDGVSEGQFYQVLLFELDAIRKACASLEPQYQPPVTFVVVQKRHHTRLFSNNHNDRHQVDRSGNILPGTVVDSKICHPTEFDFYLCSHAGNQGTSRPAHYHVLWDENKFSADGLQSLTNNLCYTYARCTRSVSIVPPAYYAHLAAFRARFYMEPNTSDSGSMTSNAAAGRGGMGVGRSTRGPANAAVRPLPALKENVKRVMFFC; encoded by the exons ATGGTGAGAAAAGGGACTACTGCACAGTCTGGTGGAGATGAGAGTTGTGAGTCTCAACAAGTGAGTGGAGGCAGTGGGGGTGGTGCACCTCATCAACAACCACAAAATCAGCAACAGGGTGGCAGAGGTTACGCTCCTCAGCACCAGGCAGGTGGAAACCAAGGTCGTGGAAGTTATGGAGGAGGCAGCGGCAATCAAAGAGGTAGAATGGCTTCTCGGCAGTACTATGGAGTGACTCCCTATTACATTCAGCAGCAGGGTAGGGGAACAACCCAACAGCAGCACTATGGAGGCCCTTCTGAGTACTATCAGCCGCAGGGCAGGGGAAAACAGCAACAGAAGCAGCACACTCGACAGCAACTGTATCAACAGCCCGGAGGACACCCCCAATGGCATGGTCGTGGTGGCCAAGGAGGTACTAGTGGACCTTCCAGGCCATTTAACCCCGAGCTGCACCAAGCTACCCAAGCTTTACATCAATCAGGGGTCATGACCCAACCCTTGCCGTATCTGAAATCAACTGGGGTGGTGGAGCCTGAGGGTCATTCGTTGTCCTTTGTTCCCGAACCCACTTATCAGGTGACCGAGCAGTTTCAGCAGCTTACTGTGCAGCAAGAAGGCTCTTCCAGTGAGATTGTTCGGCCTATTCCAGCTTCAAGCAAATCACTTGGATTTCCTCTTCGACCAGGCAGGGGCAGTTTTGGTTCCCGTTGTATTGTAAAGGCTAACCACTTCTTCGTTGAACTTCCAGACAAGGATCTGCATCAATATGAT GTCACCATTACTCCAGAGATAACATCCCGCGGTGTCAACCGTGCTGTTATGGGAGAACTGGTAAAATTATACAGAGATTCTCATCTGGGAAAGCGTCTTCCTGCATATGATGGTAGGAAGAGCCTATATACTGCAGGTCCTCTGCCTTTTATTTCAAAAGAGTTCAAAATCATTCTCATTGATGAAGATGATGGATTAGGCAGTGCAAG GAGAGAGAGGGATTTCAAAGTTGTTATCAAACTAGCTTCACGTGCTGACTTGCACCACTTGGAAATGTTTTTGAAGGGGAGGCAGGCTGATGCGCCTCAAGAAGCACTTCAAGTTCTAGATATTGTGCTACGAGAATTGCCTACAGCTAG GTATTGTCCCGTTGGTCGTTCATTCTATTCTCCTGACCTGGGAAGAAGGCAACCACTGGGTGAGGGATTGGAGAGTTGGCGGGGTTTCTATCAGAGTATCCGCCCCACTCAAATGGGATTATCCTTGAACATTG ATATGTCATCCACTGCATTTATTGAACCGCTGCCTGTTATCGAATTCGTCTCACAGCTTTTAAACAGGGAAATCTTTTCTAGGACATTGTCGGATGCAGATCGTGTTAAG ATCAAAAAAGCATTGAGAGGAATAAAGGTTGAAGTTACACATCGGGGAAACATGCGTAGGAAGTATCGCATATGCGGTCTAACATCACAGGCAACAAGAGAACTGAC TTTTCCTGTTGATGAAAGAGGTACTGTGAAATCAGTGGTAGAGTATTTCAGAGAGACCTATGGTTTTGGCATACAACATACTCAATGGCCTTGTCTGCAAGTTGGTAATCCAAAAAGACCAAATTATCTGCCTATGGAG GTTTGCAAGATTGTGGAGGGTCAGAGGTATTCTAAGAGATTGAATGAGACACAAATTACTGCTTTGCTGAGGGTTACATGTCAGCGCCCTGGCGAGAGGGAAAATGATATTACGAGG ACTGTTCGTCATAATGCATATGCTGAAGATCCATATGCCAAGGAATTCAGTATAAAAATAAGTGACAAGATGGCTTCTATAGAAGCTAGAATTTTGCCTCCTCCTTGG CTAAAATATCATGAGACAGGTCGTGAGAAGGATTGTCTTCCCCAAGTTGGCCAGTGGAATATGATGAACAAG AAAATGGTCAATGGTGGTATAGTTAACAATTGGATTTGTGTTAACTTTGCTCCAAATGTGCAAGAGAGCGCTGCCCGTGGGTTCTGTCATGAGCTTGCACAAATGTGCATAATATCGGGCATG CAATTCAATCCTGAACCCGTCCTTCCAGCGCTCAGTGCCCGTCCTGATCAAGTAGAAAGAGTATTAAAAGCTCGGTTTAAGGAGGCCATTTCAAATGTTCCTAAGAAGGAGCTTGATCTATTATTTGTTATTCTGCCTGACAACAATGGCTCTCTTTATG GTGATGTGAAAAGAATTTGCGAGACAGATCTTGGCATAGTTTCCCAATGCTGCTTGGCAAAGCATGTGTTCAGAATGAGCAagcaatatcttgctaatgtgacgCTGAAAATTAATGTTAAAGTTGGCGGAAGAAATACAGTCCTAGTTGATGCACTTTCAAGGCGCATTCCCTTAGTTAGTGATAGGCCAACTATCATTTTTGGTGCTGATGTCACACATCCCCATCCCGGGGAAGATTCAAGTCCCTCAATAGCAGCT GTTGTTGCTTCCCAAGATTGGCCAGAGGTTACAAAGTATGCAGGGATAGTTTGTGCCCAATCCCACAGACAAGAGCTTATCCAGGATTTGTACAAGACCTGGCAAGACCCAACTAGAGGATTTGTAACTGGTGGCATGATAAA GGAACTACTCATTTCATTCCGTAGAGAAACTGGACAGAAACCGCAGCGCATAATTTTTTACAG GGATGGTGTCAGTGAGGGGCAGTTTTATCAAGTTTTGCTATTTGAGCTTGATGCGATTCGCAAG GCATGTGCCTCTTTAGAGCCACAATATCAGCCTCcagtaacatttgttgttgttcAGAAGCGTCACCACACAAGGTTGTTTTCCAATAACCACAATGACCGTCATCAAGTTGACAGGAGCGGAAATATATTGCCTG GGACTGTGGTAGACTCTAAAATCTGCCACCCGACCGAGTTTGATTTTTATCTGTGTAGCCATGCTGGGAATCAA GGGACCAGCAGACCTGCACATTATCATGTCCTTTGGGATGAGAACAAGTTCTCAGCAGATGGTCTACAGTCTCTTACAAACAATTTGTGCTACAC